One Rickettsia prowazekii str. Breinl genomic region harbors:
- the rho gene encoding transcription termination factor Rho — protein sequence MNTTNKQLTEELNNTESNNDHNDFAENNIINLKQLKRKLPEELQVQAEELKIENISSLLKQELVFAILKKSVEQGGLIVGEGVLEVLPDGFGFLRSPEVNYLAGPDDIYISPSQIRRFGLRTGDTVEGQIRAPKAGERYFALLKVNRVNFEDPAKAYHRVHFDNLTPLYPDEKLGLELENNSKDSKDFSTRVIELVAPMGKGQRALIVAPPRTGKTVLLQNIAHAITTNNPEVFLIVLLIDERPEEVTDMQRSVRGEVVSSTFDEPASRHVQLAEMVIEKAKRLVEHKKDVVILVDAITRLARAYNTVVPSSGKVLTGGVDANALQRPKRFFGAARNIENGGSLTIIGTALIETGSRMDEVIFEEFKGTGNSEIVLDRKIADKRIYPAIDITRSGTRKEDLLVDKIILNKMWVLRRIIDPMGSSEAIEFLLKKLENTKTNCAFFEMMKSPERPRNGL from the coding sequence ATGAACACAACTAATAAACAATTGACAGAAGAACTGAATAATACTGAATCCAATAACGATCATAATGATTTTGCAGAGAATAATATTATTAATTTAAAACAATTAAAACGTAAATTACCTGAAGAATTACAAGTTCAAGCAGAAGAATTAAAAATTGAAAATATTAGTTCATTACTTAAACAAGAATTAGTTTTTGCAATTTTAAAAAAATCTGTAGAGCAGGGAGGTTTAATAGTAGGAGAGGGCGTACTTGAAGTATTACCTGATGGATTTGGTTTTTTACGTTCGCCTGAAGTAAATTATTTAGCAGGTCCTGATGATATTTACATCTCTCCTAGTCAAATTCGTCGTTTTGGGCTTCGTACCGGTGATACGGTAGAAGGTCAGATTAGAGCACCAAAAGCCGGAGAACGTTATTTTGCTTTACTGAAAGTAAATAGAGTAAATTTTGAAGACCCTGCTAAGGCTTATCATCGTGTACATTTTGATAATTTAACTCCATTATATCCTGATGAAAAATTAGGATTAGAACTAGAAAATAATAGTAAAGATAGTAAGGATTTTAGTACACGGGTTATTGAGCTTGTGGCTCCTATGGGTAAAGGGCAGCGTGCATTAATAGTAGCGCCACCTCGTACTGGTAAAACCGTATTATTACAAAATATAGCACATGCAATTACAACAAATAATCCAGAAGTATTTTTAATAGTATTATTAATAGATGAAAGGCCTGAAGAAGTAACAGATATGCAACGTTCCGTGCGTGGAGAGGTTGTTAGCTCCACTTTCGATGAACCTGCAAGTAGACATGTGCAGCTTGCAGAAATGGTGATTGAGAAAGCAAAACGTCTAGTAGAACATAAAAAAGATGTGGTAATTTTAGTAGATGCGATAACACGACTTGCTCGTGCTTATAATACAGTTGTACCTTCATCAGGGAAAGTATTAACTGGCGGTGTTGATGCTAATGCACTACAGAGACCAAAAAGATTTTTCGGAGCAGCTAGAAATATTGAAAATGGTGGCTCACTTACTATAATTGGTACAGCTTTAATTGAAACTGGTTCTCGTATGGATGAGGTAATTTTTGAGGAGTTTAAAGGTACAGGTAATTCTGAAATAGTTTTAGATCGTAAGATTGCAGATAAGCGTATTTATCCGGCAATTGATATAACAAGATCAGGAACTAGAAAAGAAGATTTATTAGTAGATAAGATAATTTTAAATAAAATGTGGGTTCTTCGTCGTATTATCGATCCAATGGGTAGCAGTGAAGCAATAGAGTTTTTGCTCAAAAAACTTGAAAATACTAAAACTAACTGTGCGTTTTTTGAGATGATGAAGAGTCCTGAACGCCCTAGAAACGGTTTATAG